The sequence AACAACAGCATTACCGATCCTTCCATCTTTGACTTCTACAACAACCTGATCGACGGTCCAAACAAGGAGGAGTGGCAAAACTTCAACTCCTTGACCATGAGCTTCTCCCAGACCTACTTGAGCGACATGGTTGGTTTCGACCTGTCGTACAACAAGCAGGACTACGACAACGGTCAGCTGTCACTCCTCACCGGAAGTCAGCAGGCTCTCTACATCGATATGATGGGAGTGTTCCCCGACGGCAACACAGACGGCTGGGATCCCGGTGAAATACCTTTCGACAACGGCACGCCAAATCCGAACGTTGGACGTCCATTCGTCTCTGATAAAGGCCAGTTCGGAAACAACTCCTACGAGAGCTTGCGCGAGAGCATCCGCGTCACTCCTTTCGTCAAGTACGACTTCGACAAAGGGGACGGCAACTGGTTCACCAACATACTCGGTAGCGGGACAATCACTGGCCTTTACAGCGAAGACTCGCTCGACCGTGAAAACCGGAACTGGCAACAGTACGCGATCGAAGACCAAGGGTATATCGACTTCATGAATTTCGCCAATGTCAACAGCTTCAGCAGTGGCGATCTCGCTCCCAGCACCGTGGTCTACTTAGGTGGTTCGCTAAAGGACGCTTCCAGCGCCGTCGGGGCAAACATTCCAGGCATCACCCAGAAAGTTAACCTGCCACGGAATTCGATAACGAGAGTTTTCGACTCAACTTGGGGCAATTATCCAGGTGTCGATCCAGCAGCGGAGTGGATCAACAATGCGTATCTGCCACCCGAACTGGAGTATCCAGATTATGACCCTTCCGATCCAGACGCAGAGACCCTGTGGCCAGATCGTCGCCTAAGCACCCAAGCGGAGAACCCGCTGAACTACGTGGGCTGGCGCGACTATCCGTACACCTTGACTGCGTCAGAAGACTCGGCAGCGAACCGCGAAAGACTGACCACTCGGGCTGCCCTCGAGAGCAGTGAAGTGGAATCCCAAGCGCTGATCTGGCAGGGGCACCTCATCAACGATTCCATCGTCGGAACCTACGGATGGCGCAAGGACACGGTGACCTCTCGATCTTTCAGCCAGGACACCAATGATCATCTCGACGGCGGCGGATTCGGATACTTGGACTTTGACCCTTCCTACTACACGCTCGAAGGCGCCAGAGAGAACCAACTCGAGGTGCAATCTCACAGCTACAGCATCGTTACGCACCTAGACCAGCTGCCTTTCGTCAGCGACCTCGTGGACAACCTGCCATTCAGCGTGAGCTTGTTCTACAACAACTCGTCGAACTTCCAGCCTGAGTCGGCTCGCGTCGATGCCTACGGCGAATCCATCTCCGCCCCTGCCGGCGAAACTTGGGACAAGGGCATACTCGTGCAAAGCAAAGATGGCCGCTACTCCTTCAAGCTCAACAAGTTCACGACCAACGTTACCAACGGTACGAGCACAGCTCTCAGCAATATCGGATTCGTAGGGCAATCCCAGGACTGGGGCGGCAACTGGGCCAACCAGTTTGAATACGACATGTCCATCGACAACCAGTCACACGTTATCAGCCACATCGCCAAAAACCGACCCGCCGGTTCCCCTATTCCGCCTAACTTCTCGGAGGACCTTCTCCTTCCGAACGTCGACATTTGGAACGATGGACAAGGGAATGACATCAACGGTGACCCCGTTGACGGCGGAAGAGGTTCACTGTACAACTACGGCCTCGCTCCTGGAGAGACAGCCGCGGATGCCGCAGCCCGCGAAGCCAATGCGATCGCCGCATGGCGTTCTTGGCAGGCTTCGATCGACCCACGTTTCTACGAAGCGTGGAAAATCGATCTGAACAGCCCGTTTAGAACCACGGATGCGACACGCATCTCATCCACAACTCCGCAAAACCTAGCGGTCACCGAGGACAGCACCTCGCAGGGCTACGAAATGGAGTTCACGATGCGTCCCACCGAAAACTGGAACATCATGGTCAATGCCGCCAAAACCACGGCAGTTCGCAATAATATCGGTGGCGCTGCACTGAACGAGTTCATCGCTGGTTACGAGAACGCCCTCAACAATACTGCGGCAGGCGACATCCGCGTCTGGTGGGGTGGTGCCGGTAACGAAACGACCCTATTCCAGTGGAATCGAGAAATCGGTTCCGAGTGGACTTCGCGCAAGCTTCAGGAAGGCACAAACGTCCCGGAACTTCGCGAATGGCGCGCCAACTTGATCACCAACTACGACTTCACCGATGGTAAATTCGCCGGTCTAAGCGTAGGTGGTGGCCTTCGCTACCAAGATTCGGTAATCATTGGATATACTCCCGTAATCGATTCGGATGGAAAACTCGGCTACGATCTAGCGAACCCCTACATGGGACCTTCCGAGACGAATCTGGACCTCTGGGTCGGATACGGCAGGGAGTTAAATGACAATCTCGATTGGCGAATACAGCTAAACGTTAGAAACGCCTTTGAGGGGGATGGCCTGATACCGATAACGACCCAACCGGATGGCACGCCGGCGGGCTATCGTATAGCGCCGTCGGAAACCTGGTCGATTAGGAATACATTCTCGTTCTGACCAATTGATATTAATTGGTCGTCTTTGCGCGCCCCCGGATTTTCCGGGGGCGTTTTTCTTGCCTGAACGAACGGCCCAATCATAATGCAAGATCCCAGCTGTTCTATTTTTTGATCCTTGTTTTGCCCCACGAACAAAGCTTGATTCGCTCTAGGCTAACCGGCAGCTTCTCGTATTCACTTCTCGATTACTTAGATATGCGCGTACTAGCGATCACAACAGTAACCACCCTATACATCGCTGGCGCTAGCTACCTCAACTCCACCCCACAGTCCATTCCTCTCGCGCCGCCCAGCGCTAAAAGCAGCACAACCCTTTTCACCCGCCTCAGCCCAGAAGAAACAGGTATTCGCGCCAACAACGAGTACGCTGACCCTCGCATGTGGGGCGAACGCTACCAAGAATTCGCGCTCGGAGCAATCGGTACCGGCATCACCGTCGGAGACTACGATAACGACGGAAAGCCCGACCTCTTCATCGTGAACAAGACCGGTCGCTCCAAGCTATTTCGCAACCTCGGCAACTGGAAATTCGAAGACACCACCGAAAAAGCCGGCCTCGCCCCCAAAGCCGAAAACGGACTCCTTAGCTGGTTTGGCTCGGTTGAGGATGAAAGCTCCGTCGAAATCTGGAAACAAGGCGCCGCATTCGCCGATATCGACAACGACGGAGATTTAGACCTGTACTTATGCCGTTCCAATGCCCCCAATCAACTCTTCATCAACCAAGGCGACGGCACCTTTAAAGAAGCCGAGAATGCCAATGGACTCGCTCTCAACAGTGCTAGCGGCATGGCTTGCTTTGCCGACTTCGACAGAGATGGCTGGCTCGATGTCTACGTGCAGACCAATCTCCTAGACTCAACCACAAGCCCTGAAGGCAATCGAGACCGTTTGTATCGCAACATCGGATACGGTAAATTCACAGACATCACCGACGCTGCCGGAATATCTGGGCTGACCTTAGGCCACTCCGCCACTTGGTGGGACTACAACGAAGATAATTGGCCCGACCTCTACATCGCGAACGATTTCGCCACGCCCGACACCTTGTATCGCAACAATGGCGACGGCACATTCACAAACGTACTAGATCAAGTCGTCCCCCACCAACCCTTCTCCTCAATGGGCGCCGACCTCGGGGATATCGACAATGACGGGCACATTGACTTCTTCGTCGCCGACATGGCCCCCACCACCCATGAGATGGACCACCGTGGCATGGCTGTTACCCGCTACTCCATGCGCGAAGAAAACATTACACCTGGCACCGCTCCCCAGTACATGTACAACGCTCTGTATTTGAATAATGGAACAGGACGCATGCAAGAGGGAGCCTGGCTCTACGGCATAGCCCGCACCGACTGGACCTGGTCAACTCGCTTCGTCGACTTAGACAACGATGGTTGGCTCGATCTTCATGTCACCAACGGCATGTCCCGCGAATACCAAAACGACGACCTACGCCAAAGAATCTACCGCACTGTTCATCCCAAAGCACGCCTCGCAGTCATGAAATCCAGCCCAGTCATGAACGAGGCTAACCTCGCCTACCGCAACCAAGAAGGCCAAGGCTTCAAACGCGTCGAGAAAGACTGGGGCCTTGGAGAAGTCGGCGTCAGTTTCGGCACCGCCTTCGCCGATTTCGACAACGATGGCGATCTCGATCTCGTATACAGCAACCTCGACGCCCCTCCCACGATCCTCCGCAACGACAGCCAAACAGGAAATCGCGTCATTTTCGATCTCCGAGGCTCCGCTTCCAATCGCTACGGCGTCGGCGCCACCATCGAGATTCAAACAAAATCCGGAAAGCAACTACGCCAGCTCGTCCTAGCCCGCGGCTACCTTTCTAGCAGCGAACCCGCCCTCCATTTCGGCCTTGGCGAAGATACCACAATACTGAGCGCCACCATAAACTGGCCAAGCGGAACAACCCAAATTCTAGAGGACCTTCCCGTTAACCAGCGGTACCTCATCCAGGAATCCTCGAGCTCCGAATCGTCCAGCAACGATTTGGTCAAGAACAAGAGAACAGCACCGATTTTTGCAAAGGAAGCAGCTCCAGCACAATCCCCGTCGCCAAAAAACCAGCCCAAACCGGATCTACCCTTTCTCGAATCCACGCTCTGGAATTGCGCTGTTAAAGCCGATTTCAACGGCGATGGTATCCCCGACTACGCCATCGGTAACCAAGGTTTAAATACACACTACCAAGCCACCCCCGAAAACTCCATCGTCTTCTTCAAAGGTAACTTCGGGGGACGTAGCCAAAACCAACAAGTCGAAGCCTACTACCAAGACGGTCGCCTACTCCCCTTCGCCTCGCGAAAGGAACTCATCGCAGCGATCCCACCCCTCCAACGACGAATCCCCTCGACCAATAAGTACGCCGCTTCCACCATCGAAGAAATTCTCCCACCTGCAGCCCTCGCCCAGGCAATCCGCACCGAAATAACAGAACTCCGCAGTGGCGTCCTGATCAGCCAAGCAGACGGCTCCCAGCGCTTCATCCCCTTCCCCTTCATAGCCCAAATCGCTCCTATCCAAGACTTCGGAGTAGCCGATATCGATGGCGATGGTCATCTCGACCTCCTAGCCGCCCAAAACGACTACCAAGTCCCCGCTCATATTTCACGCTACGACGGAGGACTGGGCCAACTTCTCCTAGGAAATGGTGATGGCACCTTCCGTGCAATAGATCCTCAGTCAAGTGGCATCATCATAGACGGTCACGCCCTGTCCATCCATATCGAA is a genomic window of Pelagicoccus enzymogenes containing:
- a CDS encoding TonB-dependent receptor plug domain-containing protein, whose amino-acid sequence is MKKQNLRSCTIMAFASTLLTLPMVGQDADGEEEEVFELSPFEVTANDREGYQAVDTLAGNRLNTKLRDVGNAISVVTTQFLEDTGATDNKSLLQYTTGTEVGGTQGTFAGTGDGALLDESSNFINPNQNTRVRGLTAADNTRDFFTSDIPWDGYNVERVELQRGPNSILFGQGSPAGLVNVGLKSAAYEDEGEVEVRFDQHNSIRLAFDINKVLIEDELAVRFSVLNNDEKYQQKPAYSLDKRIYAALRWDPAFLNGEGVRTTFKANFEDGKVESNNPRTLPPIDRITPWFDTGTYNGSYISNGNIIGPDGELIAVSKGDTRVYQALNRQTFNAHQLQQDNVQFPNHGQGRPGVNGGPYSGAFNPDYNPRLGSFADAFGGPINYFAVDGGSPQIWQQEIQGSRGIGPDGNIDGGIGGFDFNRSMGIATESDFAKNAGLPFGEFGVYKNNSITDPSIFDFYNNLIDGPNKEEWQNFNSLTMSFSQTYLSDMVGFDLSYNKQDYDNGQLSLLTGSQQALYIDMMGVFPDGNTDGWDPGEIPFDNGTPNPNVGRPFVSDKGQFGNNSYESLRESIRVTPFVKYDFDKGDGNWFTNILGSGTITGLYSEDSLDRENRNWQQYAIEDQGYIDFMNFANVNSFSSGDLAPSTVVYLGGSLKDASSAVGANIPGITQKVNLPRNSITRVFDSTWGNYPGVDPAAEWINNAYLPPELEYPDYDPSDPDAETLWPDRRLSTQAENPLNYVGWRDYPYTLTASEDSAANRERLTTRAALESSEVESQALIWQGHLINDSIVGTYGWRKDTVTSRSFSQDTNDHLDGGGFGYLDFDPSYYTLEGARENQLEVQSHSYSIVTHLDQLPFVSDLVDNLPFSVSLFYNNSSNFQPESARVDAYGESISAPAGETWDKGILVQSKDGRYSFKLNKFTTNVTNGTSTALSNIGFVGQSQDWGGNWANQFEYDMSIDNQSHVISHIAKNRPAGSPIPPNFSEDLLLPNVDIWNDGQGNDINGDPVDGGRGSLYNYGLAPGETAADAAAREANAIAAWRSWQASIDPRFYEAWKIDLNSPFRTTDATRISSTTPQNLAVTEDSTSQGYEMEFTMRPTENWNIMVNAAKTTAVRNNIGGAALNEFIAGYENALNNTAAGDIRVWWGGAGNETTLFQWNREIGSEWTSRKLQEGTNVPELREWRANLITNYDFTDGKFAGLSVGGGLRYQDSVIIGYTPVIDSDGKLGYDLANPYMGPSETNLDLWVGYGRELNDNLDWRIQLNVRNAFEGDGLIPITTQPDGTPAGYRIAPSETWSIRNTFSF
- a CDS encoding VCBS repeat-containing protein gives rise to the protein MRVLAITTVTTLYIAGASYLNSTPQSIPLAPPSAKSSTTLFTRLSPEETGIRANNEYADPRMWGERYQEFALGAIGTGITVGDYDNDGKPDLFIVNKTGRSKLFRNLGNWKFEDTTEKAGLAPKAENGLLSWFGSVEDESSVEIWKQGAAFADIDNDGDLDLYLCRSNAPNQLFINQGDGTFKEAENANGLALNSASGMACFADFDRDGWLDVYVQTNLLDSTTSPEGNRDRLYRNIGYGKFTDITDAAGISGLTLGHSATWWDYNEDNWPDLYIANDFATPDTLYRNNGDGTFTNVLDQVVPHQPFSSMGADLGDIDNDGHIDFFVADMAPTTHEMDHRGMAVTRYSMREENITPGTAPQYMYNALYLNNGTGRMQEGAWLYGIARTDWTWSTRFVDLDNDGWLDLHVTNGMSREYQNDDLRQRIYRTVHPKARLAVMKSSPVMNEANLAYRNQEGQGFKRVEKDWGLGEVGVSFGTAFADFDNDGDLDLVYSNLDAPPTILRNDSQTGNRVIFDLRGSASNRYGVGATIEIQTKSGKQLRQLVLARGYLSSSEPALHFGLGEDTTILSATINWPSGTTQILEDLPVNQRYLIQESSSSESSSNDLVKNKRTAPIFAKEAAPAQSPSPKNQPKPDLPFLESTLWNCAVKADFNGDGIPDYAIGNQGLNTHYQATPENSIVFFKGNFGGRSQNQQVEAYYQDGRLLPFASRKELIAAIPPLQRRIPSTNKYAASTIEEILPPAALAQAIRTEITELRSGVLISQADGSQRFIPFPFIAQIAPIQDFGVADIDGDGHLDLLAAQNDYQVPAHISRYDGGLGQLLLGNGDGTFRAIDPQSSGIIIDGHALSIHIEDLNQDGKTDFIVQREGLEPLVFRNQSEGTSSN